From Schistocerca cancellata isolate TAMUIC-IGC-003103 chromosome 10, iqSchCanc2.1, whole genome shotgun sequence:
AACGGTTTCAGTACGTGGTGCTGTTAAAAGGTCAACCTATCAGTGTAATCAGATGAACAACTGGGTGTGCTACACTGTCCTTAATGTTTCATTACTGGGTGCATTGTTCTGTTAATTATGTTTTTATCTATCCCCTAGCATTTCATGTTTTATGTGACATTATTTTTACATTGTTACTCTTTTTATAAGCTGTGTACACAGTGGGTTCCCAAGCAACTCTTGACAGCAGTTCGCATCTATTTAGTGTGTGGCATTGACCTTTACATATTAGTAGACATTCTGACTCAGGTAAATAATTTGAcgactgcacacaacacacactGTGAATGAGcactgtttggggaaggagacaagcCATGTCATTTTCAAAGGATTTGCCTCAAGTGGTTCAGTGAAACCATATGAATCCTAGATCCCAGATGGCCAGGACACGTTTTGAACCCTTGTCCCCTCTCTGCCAATGTCAGAACTGATACACCAGCTCTCCGTGTGGCAGGACTGAGTTTGTAAGCAAACATTATTTCAgtcatattttattaaaaaaaaggaagaacctTGAATAAAAGATAAGAGCCTTCGTCGTGAACACTAGAAAGTGACAAGATACATGGTGTGCATACAGATTCGCAGTTCTTACTTTAACTTTAACCGGTTTTGGAGCAGCTAAAGCTTAGAACAGAGGCACTTTCCCTCTGCAGTTCATCTGCACCACACAGCTAATGAGAGGGTACTAACACCTGATGAGAGGTGAGAAAAACTTCGTATTTGAAACAGTTTGACATTCTTTGCATATTATTTGTTGACATAATGTGTAACACAAGGTTACCTTACACTGCTGCTGCAGCCAACTTTCAGACTTCCTCTGTTAGTTGATTCCAGTAAAGGTGTTTTTGCACTAGAAGCAACTACACTGTCACCAGCAAAATATATGATGTTACATCTTCATTCCCATAACAGAAATTACTTCTTTGTGTTATGGTATCTGGATACTTTAAACACAGGTGCTGTGAGCAGTTTCGGGAAATGGTATACGAGTGATTGCTCTGAACTGCCCATTATCCTTATGAAATTAAATGGAAAATGTAGCACTGACTTTTACATTCCTCAGTATATTAACTTAGATTGGATCAAGGCCTTGACACTCAAAAGGAACAGAGATTGTTGAAACTGACACGAAATTCATAAAGCGTCAAATTTGATAGAATAATTACGGAAAAAGAACCTTTCTGGAAACACAGGTTTTTTTTAGATATTATGTCAAAAACTAATTCATTGTCTGTTAATTGCGAAACAGAGTATGGCAATGACTGTCAAGTAGTATATCTGTAATGAAAGACAGTTATTAATGCACACAACATTTGCAGTCCTCAAAAGCTGCTATTGTGTGACAAACTATGGTTCAACTGGCTTCTTATTGATTAAGTTGCTTCATCCATATTATATAACCTTCTATGCGTGAAtaaactactattttttttttacttcacctTGTCTTAAATCTTCATTCTGAAGCACGTCATGAGCATCATATTTGACGCCATGCATCCTCAAAATCTGGACGACAGCGTTGCTGAAACCACACCGCGGTTCTTCTGGTATGCCTTTCATAAAAACAACTACTTTATTGTTTTTCACGAGTTTTTCAATATCTGGTTGTGATGccggttttgtggcaaaataagctGGTTTGAAAATAATTTGTCTCGAAATACGCGTGGCACGAAGAATTGCATTCATTTTGCTTCGGATCTGTTCAACGATTCTCCCACAACAACTTTACACAATACACATTTAACATCTATTTTTGAACAATTGCCGGTCAACACAGCTGACTGCCAATATCAGTGTATGTAATGTAACATTACGTAAGTAAACATAGTGTAACTTTGTGTTATGGCCGCGATTGACATTATATCGACTATCGACCTTACCAACTCGAGCATCTCTCCGAGGCCGATGGCTTTCACAAGTTTGTTATTGACTTGCTTTAAATGTGCCCGTTCTGTTCTATCATATATCGTTAATAAAACGTGTTTATCCGGAGTTGCTGTATTTATTTATACTTCGGTCGCGTGTAGTACCTGAATACCGACAGTCGATATGCTTGTAATGCTGTGCTAAGTGCGTTCATCACAGCgataaattcaaataaattccgCAAAGGGAGTGAGAAAAACATGGTTTTATACGGAGTGCAGAAAGTGTCAGCTGTCTGTATTATGTTACCCTATGAACAGCAGTGGTAACCATAACTGTCTAACGCTACTCATGTAATGACTCTCTCGACTGTTGTGGTTTCAGTTCTTAAAGAAAACTTCTAATCCCGGTAACGTAAtacattctgaaattaaaaaaagtataacctaatttaatttcaaattagACTGCGTTCACAATGGCACCTGTATTGAGGAACTCCACAGACTTCCGGCATCGGCAGAAGATGGCCAATCTTTTCAAACTAGTACACTAGTTCGCACAAGGTCTCAGTCCAGCCGATCCTATCGCCCGAACAggtcgaaaatctgtgaaattcaaATGAGTTGTTTTCTTAGATTGAATCGGGTGACGTTCTCGCAAACGAAAAGTGAACTGTGATAAATTTTTAAGTTGACTGCAAAAAAGAGAGAGTTTGTGGCATCATAAGGATAAGAAATATAATAACAGGGATATGACTCGGATTCTGTGGCCAGAAACCGCTACTGTACTGGAAACCACAAGTTTCGTACAAGTTAGAAGTTCAATAGTAATTAATTGAACGTTACTCATTGTTACATTACGAACGTTATGTGGCTGTTTAACTATTTTAGTTTCATATCTATattcaacatgtcatctgcaatacAAACAAAATCTGTGTCCGAAATCTGAGGCCTAGATCTTAACCTAAAAAAGCTATGTGTTCAAGTGAAAAATGTGTTGTATGTTAATTTCGATTCTTAATGCACACGTAAACGATCAAACATTTTGTGAGCGCTTTAACTAACATTATGAAGGAAATCAAAACAAGAATATTAATAAATGGGCAATATGCCCGACCGGCTGATATTAACAACGGTATCCCACAAGGAGACCCATTATAAATGTTACTTCGTATAACTGTACTCGAACTGCTACTGAGAATTAGAGGGCATTAAGATTTCTGTGGCCAGTAGAGTGACCATTGCGTATACTGAGGATGTAGGAGTTGTTATAAGAAGTGAGGAAGACATTCAATGGCTTACAACTGTATGACTCTACTGAAGTGCGACAGGTACTCAAATAAACGAGATGAAGAGTTCCTTCTTAAGCTTCAGTGGCTTCAGGGATGCACAATTGGAATGGGAAAATAATGTGGACCACCATAcataattatctacatctacatttatactccgcaagccacccaatggtgtgtggcggagggcactttacgtgccactgtcattatctccctttcctgttccagtcgcgtatggttcgcgggaagaacgactgtctgaaagcctctgtgcgcgctctaatctctctaattttacattcgtgatctcctcgggaggtataagtagggggaagcaatatattcgatacctcatccagaaacgcaccctctcgaaacctggcgagcaagctacaccgcgatgcagagcgcctctcttgcagggtttgccacttgagtttgttaaacatctccgtaacgctatcacggttaccaagtaaccctgtgacgaaacgcgccgctcttctttggatcttctctatctcctccgtcaacccgatctggtacggatcccacactgatgagcaatactcaagtataggtcgaacgagtgttttgtaagccacctcctttgttgatggactacattttctaaggactctcccaatgaatctcaacctggtacccgccttaccaacaattaattttatatgatcattccacttcaaatcgttccacacgcatactcccagatattttacagaagtaactgctaccagtgtttgttccgctatcatataatcatacaataaaggatccttctttctatgtattcgcaatacattacatttgtctatgttaagggtcagttgccactccctgcaccaagtgcctatccgctgcagatcttcctgcatttcgctacaattttctaatgctgcaacttctctgtatactacagcatcatccgcgaaaagccgcatggaacttccgacactatctactaggtcatttatatatattgtgaaaagcaatggtcccataacactcccctgtggcacgccagaggttactttaacgtctgtagatgtctctccattcagaacaacatgctgtgttctgtttgctaaaaactcttcaatccagccacacagctggtctgatattccgtaggctcttactttgtttatcaggcgacagtgcggaactgtatcgaacgccttccggaagtcaaggaaaatggcatctacctgggagcctgtatctaatattttctgggtctcatgaacaaataaagcgagttgggtttcacacgatcgctgtttccggaatccatgttgattcctacatagtagattctgagtttccaaaaacgacatgatactcgagcaaaagacatgttctaaaattctacaacagatcgacgtcagagagataggtctatagttttgcgcatctgctcgacgacccttcttgaagactgggactacctgtgctcttttccaatcatttggaaccttctgttcctctagagacttgcggtacacggctgttagaaggggggcaagttctttcgcgtactctgtgtagaatcgaattggtatcccgtcaggtccagtggactttcctctgttgagtgattccagttgcttttctattccttggacacttatttcaatgtcagccattttttcgttggtgcgaggatttagagaaggaactgcagtgcggtcttcctctgtgaaacagctttggaaaaaggtgtttagtatttcagttttacgcttgtcatcctctgtttcaatgccatcatcatcccggagtgtctggacatgatgtttcgagccacttactgatttaacgtaagaccagaacttcctaggattttctgtcaagccggtacctagtattttactttcgaattcactgaacgcttcacgcatagccctccttacgctaactttgacatcgtttagcttctgtttgtctgagaggttttggctgcgtttaaacttggagtgaagctctctttgctttcgcagtagtttcctaactttgttgttgtaccacggtgggtttttcccgtccctcacagttttgctcggcacgtgaGTGATGTTCTATAGATTCCCACTTAATGCAGTCACCTTCCACTGGAGGATAATGTTGAACCAAATTACAGGGGCTTTAACACTACATCAAACTCTTAATCTGAACATCACACAAAAGATTGAAATTATAAGCTGAGCAGTTCTGTCTAGACCAGTATATGTAGGACACACGCCCATAAAAAATAGAAGTATCATCAGTTAAATTTGCAGATATATCAGGTAAGGGCAAATTTTTAGAGTGGCAGCGAGTAGAGCTACTTTACTACCTGAATACAGAGGTCTCGGTCTTACTGACATTCATAGCAAAAGTGCAGCCTTATTTATTAAGCCATCTACTCATGTGATTGATCAGGATAGTATAATAGCAGAACTTTTCGAAATAGTTAAACCTGAAAGTATAGTATCACCCGCAAATGTAAACAGAGAAAGTTATAAGTTCAAACACGTTAGTACATTTTCGTAGACTTAAATTACTTAGAAATTATTATAGAGGAAAGAAACAGAAGGGACAGCAGATAGCTTATGGATGCACTGAAATCAAAAGATAACCGAAATAAGGTGGAGATCAAGTATCCAAGCAAAAACTGGAAATTCATATGGAGGGATATAACTAACAAATTACTTTTTATGGATGTTAAAGTGGCACAGTACCATGTTATAAATAATATAGTTAGTACTATTGGGAAGCTGCAGTCAATAGGCTTAAGTGACACTGCTACTTGTCCCAAATGCAATGCAATTGATATGTTAACTCATAATTTCACTTGTAAATGCTTTTGAGATATGTGGAACACAGTGAAGAAACGTGCTACATTCCTCAAGAGAAGCAACAGAAGGGAAATCAGCTTAAATAACTTAACATCGGAAGGAGTCTAGTGACATACACTTATATGTGGCGCCTCAATATTGTAATGACACTaatgtaaactgaaatgaaactattaattataagtgatgtatgtctctgatggtcTCTATAAAGTGGATCGttgactgtgcacgaccgcagagccaaagattctGTTTCTGGTCTAAGGTtgcagtgttggagtaagagagcacttGGCTCATAGCAATGGGTAGTTGGCTGTGAGCGATGGAGGATCGAGAAGGcaatttttgtggtgtgctctgtgaagccaccaagtgttggattataatgtaggaattatgagtacatgtattattggaaatacaaatgtggaagcagaagtcttcccaCAAGCAAGGTAAAGACGTTAAATATTTATGACTCTCGTTTTGCCAGCACTTTAGTGTAGAAGAGTCGGCTGATAATtggtaattgttgagtaaccccagaatgaacctaaacagatttgatgtaaaggctagttagatatttcccttttgtaatgctCCTAAGATTTGTTAACGCAGGTATATGTAGCTTGATGAGTTGTCTTTATGCTTTTTTTAGTGAGCTTAGATAATACTTGCGGTATAAATGTCACTGTTCATGACTCAATTAGGAAAAAGGTTGTAATTTtcctgagtaatgtaatttcaatagccagatgttttggaaagccatACTACGAATTCAATTTCACTGCTGAAAATGTCAGTCTTAGTAATTCACCCAATTCAGTATCccacctccctgtccaggtcatatatgtttcaaagacattgaatttttcctaaatgttttcatttatcagccgaagaaatttcatgtacatttcaaagtaaTACGGCCAGGATTGCACACcactgagcctgtagctagtatatgtcattcttcttcatgagagagcagaatatatCGCAATCCACTATTGctactttagaggtaagacaatttaatttatttgttatgtgcacagggactgAAGttgtcagttttgaacagggccagaggactCAGTGCTTAAGGGgtggaatgtattttgcagtgaccatatttctttattggtattgggagttgcattgcccaatcagtacATATAAAGGTTTTTCTAACATtaacacagagtaagtacaccGCTTGCAGTTACAATACGGTAcacgataactccagttttgtatgcAATTCCAGTTCAGGCATTCATTCAATGAATTACAAAGAAGATTTTCCTTTAAGAACGTTACAACATTCTTGGAAGAAGTTTACTTTCTGGTCCTAAAAATAATGCCATGTTACAGTTATTAGGAAATTATGTCACAAACAAGAGAAGGAACGATCGACTATGCGAATATGATGAAAATGTACAGGGAGAGTGTCACAAGATATACTCGAGACAAGATCATCatccttcatcatcattatcatttaagactgattatgcctttcagcgttcagtctggagcatagcccccttataaaattcctccatgatcccctgttcagtgctaacattggtgcctattacttcaaaatcattcttaaccgaatccaggtaccttctccttggtctgccccgactcctcctaccctctactgctgaaccccaggagtctcttgggtaaccttgcttctcccatgcgtgtaacatgaccccaccatctaagcctgtttgccctgactgctacatctatagagttcattcccagtttttctttgatttcctcattgtggacaccctcctgccattgttcccatctactagtacctgtaatcatcctagctactttcatatccgtaacctcaaccttgttgacgaggtaacctgaatccacccagctttcgctcccatacaacaaagttggtcgaaagattgaacagtgcacagataacttagtcttggtactgactttcttcttgcagaagagagtagatcgtagctgagcgctcactgcattagctttgctacaccttgcttccagttctttcactatgttgccatcctgtgagaatatacatcataagtacttgaaaccgtccacctgttctaactttgttcctcctatttggcactcaatccgtttatatttctttcccactgacattactttcgttttggagatgctaatcttcataccatagtccttacatttatgatctagctctgaaatattactttgcaaactttcaatcgaatctgccatcgcaactaaatcatccgcatatgcaagactgcttattttgtgttcacatatcttagtctcacccagccagtctattgttttcaacatatgatccataaataatatgaacaacaatggagacaggttgcagccttgtcttacccctgaaactactctgaaccatgaactcaatttactgtcaactctaactgctgcctgattatccatgtaaagacttttaattgcttgcaaaagtttgcctcctattccataatctcgtagaacagacaataacttcttcctaggaacccggtcatatgccttttctagatctataaagcatagatacaattccctgttccactcataacacttctccattatttgccgtaagctaaagatctggtcctgacaacctctaagaggcctaaacccacactgattttcatctaattggtcctcaactaatactcgcactttcctttcaacaatacctgagaagattttacccacagcgctgattaaagagatacctctgcagttgttacaatcgtttctgtttccatgtttaaagattggtgtgattactgcttttgtccagtctgatggaacctgtcccgactcccaggccatttcaattatcctgtgtagccatttaagacctgacattccactgtatttgatgagttccgacttaatttcatccatcccagctgctttattgcactgcaatctatttccatcatcattcctatcccattgttcctcgaaatctgaaacattactgatcgtattttcacctacattgagcaactcttcaaaatattccctccatctgcccaaggcatccacaggattcaccagcagttttcctggcctgtccaaaatacttttcatttccttcttacctccctttcgaagactgctaattacactccagaatggttttccagcagcttgacctatagtctccaacctgtttccaaagtcttcccaagatttcttcttggatgctgcaattatctgtttgggtttgattctttcttcaacataactttctctgtctacctgagttctagtatgtagccttcTTGTTCCTTTTATAGGCTGCCTTGACtgcgtcattccaccaagctgtttgctacatcctacttttacacactactgttccaagacattctttagccacttctagtactgtgtccctgtaccttgtccgttccttttccaatgactgtaattgactacattcaactaactggtacctttctgagatctctgttatgtacttgtgcctgattcccttatcctgaagtttctccactcttatcctcctacatatggacctgacctcctgcactttcggcctcacaatcccaatttcactgcagattaaataatgatcagtgtcatcaaagaatcccctgaatacacgtgtgtccctcacagccttcctgaattcctgatctgttattatatagtcaatgacagatctggttcccctgccttcccaagtataccggtgaatgttcttatgtttaaaaaaggagtttgcgattactaagcccatactggcacagaaatccaagagttgtttcccgttcctgttggcctccatatcctctccaaatttacccataacctttacaTACCCTTctgtccgatttccaatcctggcattaaaatcccccatgagcagaacactgtccttgtcctttactctaacaactacatcactgagtgcctcataaaaactatccatattatcttgatctgtcccttcacaatgcgaatatactgacacaatcctaattttcttgctagacactgtcaaatctatccacatcagtcgttcgtttacataccttattgcaactacgctgggttccatttctttcctgatgtaaagccctacaccccattgtgcta
This genomic window contains:
- the LOC126106417 gene encoding glutaredoxin-related protein 5, mitochondrial — protein: MNAILRATRISRQIIFKPAYFATKPASQPDIEKLVKNNKVVVFMKGIPEEPRCGFSNAVVQILRMHGVKYDAHDVLQNEDLRQGIKEYSNWPTIPQVFINGEFVGGCDIMLQMHQNGELVEELCKAGVKSALLEKAQKDAAASDSGKGHSADK